Proteins from a genomic interval of Microbacterium abyssi:
- a CDS encoding TadA family conjugal transfer-associated ATPase — MPQPFIIEPRGSSTVRDVRGALPEGADSVLGPLAEHCADPRVTDVFVNGADGLFVDRGDGAERVAGWAASEREVRDLAVALVGAGGRHLDDQSPCVDVRLASGIRVHAVLSPVSTSGTAVSVRIPRVGAADLDALAALGAFDPRRRAWLEQLVADRANILITGGTGTGKTTLLSALLHAVPSRERIVTIEDVAELRPGHPHHVALEARQSNLEGAGSITLARLVRESLRMRPDRLIVGECRGEEVRELLSALNTGHDGGAGTLHASGLVDVPARLEALGALAGMDATALARQAVSAFTVVVHLARNADGVRRMAQAGRFLLRDERLDIEEVQPW, encoded by the coding sequence ATGCCACAGCCGTTCATCATCGAGCCGCGCGGGTCCTCGACCGTACGCGATGTCCGCGGTGCGCTGCCCGAAGGCGCGGATTCCGTTCTCGGACCTCTCGCGGAGCACTGCGCCGACCCGCGGGTGACCGACGTCTTCGTCAACGGTGCGGACGGGCTGTTCGTCGATCGCGGCGACGGTGCCGAGCGCGTGGCGGGTTGGGCGGCATCCGAACGGGAAGTGCGGGACCTCGCCGTCGCGCTCGTCGGCGCCGGCGGGCGCCACCTCGATGATCAATCCCCGTGCGTCGATGTGCGGCTGGCCTCCGGCATACGCGTGCATGCGGTCCTCTCGCCGGTGTCGACCTCGGGAACCGCCGTGTCCGTCCGAATCCCGCGGGTCGGTGCCGCCGACCTCGACGCCCTTGCGGCGCTCGGCGCGTTCGACCCACGCCGTCGTGCGTGGCTGGAGCAACTCGTCGCCGACCGGGCGAACATCCTCATCACCGGCGGCACCGGCACGGGCAAGACGACGCTGCTGTCGGCGCTGCTCCACGCCGTGCCCTCGCGTGAGCGGATCGTCACGATCGAGGACGTCGCCGAACTGCGACCTGGTCATCCGCACCATGTCGCGCTCGAAGCGCGCCAGTCGAATCTGGAGGGCGCAGGCTCCATCACCCTCGCGCGACTGGTCAGGGAGTCGCTCCGCATGCGCCCCGATCGGCTGATCGTGGGGGAGTGCCGCGGCGAGGAGGTGAGGGAGCTGCTGTCGGCGCTGAACACCGGGCACGACGGCGGCGCGGGCACCCTGCACGCCAGCGGTCTCGTCGATGTGCCCGCGCGCCTCGAAGCCCTCGGCGCGCTGGCAGGAATGGATGCCACGGCACTCGCGAGACAAGCCGTCAGCGCCTTCACCGTGGTCGTGCATCTCGCGCGGAACGCAGACGGTGTGCGACGGATGGCCCAGGCAGGGCGCTTCCTGCTGCGCGACGAGCGGCTCGATATAGAGGAGGTGCAGCCGTGGTGA
- a CDS encoding type II secretion system F family protein yields MVTLRSREVDGGAEAAASSVRTLAVLLQAGAAPLNAWRHLADSGDPHAERVIARCDDGIPLIDAIGTEGGAWSDVAAAWDVATVVGAPLAVVLKSLAETMRDAATAADDVRIALAEPAGTARLLLWMPLAGLLLGFALGFDTVSVLIGNPIGTACLIAGLLLVLAARLWTRRLLRRAQPDTGSPGLHAELVAVALSGGASIARSLQLVEDSPARDRVHGTRTTEVLELSRAAGVPAGELLRAVAAQDRHDARVHGRMRAAKLSSQLLIPLGVCTLPAFLLLGVAPLILSVLASTPLPI; encoded by the coding sequence GTGGTGACGCTCCGAAGCCGCGAGGTGGATGGCGGGGCCGAGGCGGCTGCGTCGTCCGTCCGCACGCTGGCCGTGCTGCTGCAGGCGGGAGCCGCGCCGCTGAACGCCTGGCGGCACCTCGCCGACTCCGGCGACCCGCACGCCGAACGCGTCATCGCGCGCTGCGATGACGGCATCCCGCTGATCGACGCGATCGGCACCGAGGGCGGCGCGTGGAGCGACGTCGCTGCCGCGTGGGACGTCGCCACGGTCGTCGGCGCCCCGCTCGCCGTGGTGCTGAAATCCCTCGCCGAAACCATGCGAGACGCCGCAACGGCCGCCGACGATGTGCGCATCGCACTCGCGGAGCCCGCCGGGACCGCACGGCTGCTGCTGTGGATGCCGCTGGCGGGACTGCTGCTCGGATTCGCGCTCGGCTTCGACACCGTGTCCGTCCTCATCGGCAATCCGATCGGCACCGCTTGCCTGATCGCTGGGCTGCTGCTCGTGCTGGCCGCCCGGCTGTGGACGCGGCGACTGCTGCGGCGCGCGCAACCCGATACGGGTTCCCCGGGACTCCACGCCGAACTCGTCGCGGTCGCGCTCTCCGGAGGGGCATCCATCGCCCGCTCTCTGCAGCTCGTCGAGGACAGCCCCGCCCGGGATCGCGTGCACGGCACGCGCACCACCGAGGTGCTCGAGCTGTCGCGTGCCGCCGGGGTTCCGGCTGGCGAGCTGCTCCGCGCGGTTGCCGCGCAGGACCGTCACGACGCCAGGGTGCACGGCAGGATGCGCGCTGCGAAGCTCTCCTCGCAGCTGCTGATCCCCCTCGGCGTGTGCACGCTGCCCGCGTTCCTGCTGCTCGGCGTCGCACCCCTGATCCTGTCCGTGCTCGCATCCACCCCGCTGCCGATCTGA
- a CDS encoding DUF4244 domain-containing protein, whose amino-acid sequence MNTLPMLTRRRAASLFTDESGAATAEYAITTMAAVAFAGLLVVIMRSDEVRGILTDLVRRALTVS is encoded by the coding sequence ATGAACACTCTCCCCATGCTGACCAGGAGACGCGCCGCGTCCCTGTTCACCGACGAATCCGGCGCGGCCACCGCGGAGTACGCGATCACGACGATGGCCGCGGTCGCCTTCGCCGGCCTGCTGGTCGTCATCATGAGGTCGGACGAGGTGCGCGGCATCCTCACGGATCTCGTGCGCCGGGCGCTGACCGTGTCGTGA
- a CDS encoding TadE family type IV pilus minor pilin yields MIGSAHDTERGSVAAELALALPAVAITLLLGAGALGAAAQQVSLQDAAADAARLLGRGESEATAHAAVVAAVDGARASSAARGDLVCVSARIDAQIGRLISIPLSASSCALSGGL; encoded by the coding sequence ATGATCGGTTCGGCGCACGACACCGAGCGCGGCTCCGTCGCCGCCGAGCTCGCCCTCGCCCTGCCTGCTGTGGCGATCACGCTGCTGCTCGGCGCGGGGGCGCTCGGCGCGGCGGCCCAGCAGGTGTCCCTCCAGGATGCCGCGGCCGACGCCGCGCGGCTGCTCGGCCGCGGAGAGAGCGAGGCGACCGCACATGCGGCGGTGGTTGCTGCCGTCGACGGGGCGCGTGCATCCAGCGCGGCCCGCGGCGATCTCGTCTGCGTGAGCGCACGGATCGATGCACAGATCGGGCGGCTCATCAGCATCCCGTTGTCCGCGTCCAGCTGTGCGCTCAGCGGAGGCCTCTGA
- a CDS encoding Rv3654c family TadE-like protein — MAGTALSASILAVAATLSIGLAAVGGAAVTAQRAAGAADAAALAAADAASGAIITDEEPCALAARVAAASGATLVACVLEGPLATVRVEAAYAGLAAVSRARAGPPEGF, encoded by the coding sequence ATGGCCGGCACCGCGCTGTCGGCGAGCATCCTCGCCGTCGCCGCCACCCTCTCGATCGGACTCGCGGCCGTCGGTGGTGCGGCCGTCACGGCTCAGCGCGCCGCGGGAGCTGCGGATGCCGCGGCGCTCGCCGCAGCGGATGCCGCGTCCGGCGCGATCATCACCGACGAAGAGCCGTGCGCGCTCGCCGCCAGGGTGGCCGCGGCATCCGGAGCGACGCTCGTCGCATGCGTACTCGAGGGCCCTCTGGCGACCGTGCGGGTCGAAGCGGCGTACGCTGGTCTTGCTGCCGTCTCCCGAGCCCGCGCAGGGCCACCCGAGGGATTCTGA